The proteins below come from a single Tsuneonella deserti genomic window:
- a CDS encoding MFS transporter, producing MTTPARLSSTQEYLLAVTAAVVTANAYYIHPIIGDVAHHFGVGTAQIGLVPALNQLAVALGILVLLPLGDRYSNRSLTIAFTAGQCAGLVVMTLAKGFALFTAGSTLLGFFTIAPYLLPAYASKRVAPERLGHVTAIITAGVIFGILVARVGAGVVAEYFGWRTVYWIATTAMIAITLILPRIMRKETVARKTTELGYPELMASLVTLLRTHREIILSGAIQAIGFGQFIALWLGLALHLTSPAMGYGTDIVGYLAGFAAISVFTTPYWGRLADRIGPRKARVGFALAQTAGIALLLPFGDSLWLLMIPILIGNIVGPAIDVTSRMTFLALQPDLRTRLTTIYIVMMFLGGSIGSVAGTAVFDAYGWHGSALYVLGSCIVLTALTIIGFRLYGNRDAA from the coding sequence ATGACCACCCCGGCGCGCCTTTCGTCCACCCAGGAGTACCTGCTCGCGGTGACGGCCGCGGTAGTTACCGCAAATGCCTATTACATTCACCCCATCATCGGGGACGTCGCCCACCATTTCGGAGTTGGCACGGCACAAATTGGGCTGGTGCCAGCCCTCAACCAGCTCGCGGTCGCCTTGGGCATCCTGGTTCTCCTGCCGCTCGGGGACCGATATTCGAACCGATCGCTCACGATAGCGTTCACTGCCGGACAGTGCGCGGGACTGGTCGTCATGACCCTGGCGAAGGGCTTCGCGCTTTTCACCGCCGGATCGACCTTGCTGGGGTTTTTCACGATCGCGCCATACCTGCTGCCGGCCTACGCCTCGAAACGCGTCGCGCCCGAACGTCTGGGGCACGTGACCGCGATCATCACCGCAGGGGTGATCTTCGGCATCCTGGTGGCTCGGGTCGGCGCGGGGGTCGTTGCCGAATACTTCGGCTGGCGGACCGTTTACTGGATCGCGACAACGGCGATGATCGCGATCACGCTCATCCTGCCGCGCATCATGCGCAAGGAAACCGTTGCGAGGAAGACCACCGAACTCGGCTATCCCGAACTGATGGCGTCGCTGGTGACCTTGCTCCGCACGCACCGCGAAATAATTCTGTCCGGCGCGATCCAGGCAATCGGGTTCGGCCAGTTCATCGCGTTGTGGCTCGGGCTGGCCCTTCATCTGACGAGTCCCGCAATGGGCTACGGCACCGACATCGTGGGCTACCTCGCGGGGTTTGCTGCCATCAGTGTCTTCACGACTCCGTACTGGGGAAGGCTGGCCGACCGCATCGGGCCGAGAAAGGCCCGCGTCGGGTTCGCACTGGCGCAGACGGCCGGCATCGCTTTGCTGCTGCCGTTCGGGGACAGTCTATGGCTGTTGATGATCCCGATCCTGATCGGCAACATCGTCGGACCCGCCATAGATGTGACCAGCCGGATGACCTTCCTGGCGCTTCAGCCGGACCTGCGTACGCGTCTGACCACGATATACATCGTCATGATGTTTCTGGGTGGCAGTATCGGAAGCGTCGCGGGAACAGCCGTGTTCGATGCCTACGGCTGGCACGGGAGCGCGCTCTACGTGCTCGGATCCTGCATCGTCCTTACCGCTCTAACGATTATCGGATTTCGGCTCTACGGGAACCGCGATGCAGCGTAG
- a CDS encoding group III truncated hemoglobin: MTEAAIHEEDIARLVPRFYDRVRADEVLGPIFNGAIDDWPHHLEKLKAFWSSVMLTSGRYKGQPMVAHLRHGDHMTRENFARWLGLWSQVTEEVLGSQAAAAFQEKARRIAESLQLGVQFHRDRHRAA; encoded by the coding sequence ATGACCGAAGCCGCCATTCATGAAGAAGACATCGCCCGCCTGGTGCCACGGTTCTATGACCGCGTGCGTGCCGACGAGGTCCTCGGACCGATTTTCAACGGCGCGATCGACGACTGGCCGCACCATCTCGAAAAGCTGAAGGCCTTCTGGTCATCCGTGATGCTCACGAGCGGGCGGTACAAGGGACAGCCGATGGTGGCGCACTTGCGGCACGGAGATCACATGACGCGAGAGAACTTCGCCCGCTGGCTTGGCTTGTGGAGCCAGGTAACGGAGGAAGTGCTGGGCAGCCAGGCCGCCGCTGCTTTCCAGGAGAAAGCTCGGCGGATCGCCGAAAGCCTGCAGCTTGGCGTACAATTCCATCGGGACAGGCACCGGGCTGCATAG
- a CDS encoding site-specific DNA-methyltransferase → MTGLTQAIVERAITSLRPYARNARTHSKKQVKQIAASIERFGFTNPVLVSDEGEIIAGHGRVEATRLLGRRTVPTIALSHLSETERRAYVLADNKLALNAGWDKEILAIELQALVDLEFDVELTGFSLAEVDFVIEEAGEADPDGRDAADDAVVIASGPAVSRRGDLWHLGRHRLLCGDAKSAVDFEALMGGDEADLVFTDPPYNVKIDGNVCGLGTVKHREFAFASGEMSRTQFTGFLSETLGNIASVMRDGAIAYVCMDWRHMGELLAAGEEAFTEFKNLVVWNKTNGGMGAFYRSKHELVFVFKQGTAEHTNSFGLGQTGRYRTNVWDYAGISSIGANRSDELAMHPTVKPVALIADAIRDCSKRGEIVLDAFGGSGSTLIAAEKTGRSARLIEYDPLYCDTIVRRWEAYTGKRATLTVTGETFEAVTEARLGPDLGREAA, encoded by the coding sequence ATGACGGGACTTACACAGGCAATTGTCGAGCGGGCGATCACCTCGCTCCGTCCGTACGCGCGCAATGCGCGGACGCATTCGAAGAAGCAGGTGAAGCAGATCGCCGCGTCGATCGAGCGATTCGGGTTCACCAACCCGGTGCTCGTGTCGGACGAGGGCGAGATCATTGCCGGCCATGGCAGGGTTGAAGCGACCAGGCTGCTCGGGCGTAGGACCGTGCCCACCATCGCGCTCTCGCATCTCTCCGAGACCGAGCGGCGCGCCTACGTGCTGGCCGACAACAAGCTGGCGCTCAATGCCGGATGGGACAAGGAGATCCTCGCGATCGAGCTCCAGGCGCTGGTCGATCTCGAGTTCGATGTCGAGCTCACCGGGTTCAGCCTCGCCGAGGTCGACTTCGTGATCGAGGAAGCCGGGGAGGCGGATCCCGATGGCCGCGATGCGGCCGACGATGCGGTCGTCATCGCCAGCGGTCCCGCGGTCTCGCGCCGCGGCGACCTCTGGCACCTCGGACGACACAGGTTGCTCTGCGGCGATGCAAAGAGCGCGGTCGACTTCGAGGCGTTGATGGGCGGCGACGAGGCTGACCTCGTGTTCACCGATCCGCCGTACAACGTGAAGATCGACGGCAACGTCTGCGGTCTCGGCACGGTCAAACACCGCGAGTTCGCCTTTGCTTCGGGCGAGATGAGCCGGACGCAGTTCACCGGGTTCCTCTCTGAGACTCTCGGCAACATCGCCTCGGTCATGCGCGACGGGGCTATCGCCTACGTCTGCATGGACTGGCGCCACATGGGCGAGCTGCTCGCCGCCGGCGAGGAAGCCTTCACCGAGTTCAAGAACCTCGTCGTGTGGAACAAGACCAACGGCGGGATGGGCGCGTTCTACCGTTCAAAGCATGAGCTCGTCTTCGTGTTCAAGCAGGGAACGGCCGAGCACACCAACAGCTTCGGCCTCGGCCAGACCGGGCGCTACCGCACTAACGTGTGGGATTACGCCGGGATCAGTTCGATCGGCGCCAACCGCTCGGACGAGCTGGCGATGCATCCGACCGTAAAGCCGGTCGCGCTTATCGCTGACGCCATCCGCGACTGCTCGAAGCGCGGCGAGATCGTGCTCGATGCGTTCGGTGGGTCGGGCAGTACGCTGATCGCGGCCGAGAAGACCGGGCGCTCGGCGCGCCTGATCGAGTACGACCCGCTCTATTGCGACACCATCGTCAGGCGCTGGGAAGCCTACACCGGCAAGCGCGCCACACTAACCGTGACGGGAGAGACCTTCGAAGCCGTGACCGAGGCCCGCCTTGGTCCTGACCTCGGCCGCGAGGCCGCCTGA
- a CDS encoding histidine kinase, with product MIPQPRILVFVSDRALRSSLLFSLTIEGYHAVAGAPTGSGPAGATALLIDQDYCGDGLGTLVALRARGYSAPAIFLATNPGASLRARATSAGAVTIEKPLLGDELSGAIRAAINTQEAA from the coding sequence ATGATCCCGCAGCCGAGAATCCTGGTGTTCGTAAGCGACCGCGCGCTCCGGTCCTCGCTTTTGTTCTCGCTTACGATCGAGGGCTATCACGCGGTGGCGGGAGCACCGACTGGCAGCGGGCCAGCAGGTGCGACAGCGCTGCTCATCGACCAGGACTATTGCGGCGACGGCCTGGGCACGCTTGTCGCACTGCGCGCGAGAGGCTACTCCGCGCCCGCGATCTTCCTTGCCACCAATCCCGGCGCGTCCTTGCGCGCCCGCGCCACTTCTGCGGGGGCGGTGACGATCGAAAAGCCGCTCCTGGGAGACGAGCTGAGCGGCGCCATTCGCGCCGCAATCAATACGCAAGAGGCCGCCTGA
- a CDS encoding TonB-dependent receptor has protein sequence MTNQTLAPRLLTGAAMIALAAVASPVLAQDSNVPDATTQTAEEPEIVVTGTLLRRGNVETALPVTVITDESLQRAGITNTADAVRQAAADGAGSIGIGFTSGFSAGGSAVSLRNLGVSSTLLLVNGLRSANYPLSDDGHNSYADLNSIPQVNVERIEVLKDGASSLYGADAIGGVVNIITRRQFNGIEGGAEGGVTEKGDGHKYRVRLLGGIGDYEGQGWNFYVGGEYEENGKITADSRGFPFNTLDLSSIGGRDNNRADDTLTTPTTNAVVTRVTQTDLNNPLAGTVANATTPAIFTSLTPLANCPFGTFSENTSARVGTACAHDLTKEYVQILPPQERYAGVARFSYRVSDTIEGYLEGSYSHNKVDITLLPRGIRQNQAFGGSPSTSTSNPGIVLPVYICSSGVNCATAADRQLNPNNPYAAAYANDPAHGAARIYYAFGDVKAGSVRINELYRITGGLRGSIADSWDWRLDAAYSRDNLNLTQTGFANLNGLIKAINTGSYNFRDPSQNSQAVRDSVLPPITSLSNSSEFTVDGSISHALFELPGGPVQLAVGGQYRKEKLTNRSANPNLDVPGLSTAQAYGDRDVWAGFFEVNAPILENLEVTGSGRYDHYSEGFSHFSPKVSFKYQPIRAVSFRGSYSEGFRAPTFAESNPLSSFSGFVGFNPGNNAAFKAAHAANAAYYANYSIGRGYVGNPDIEPETARSYSLGAVFEPTRWFTFTADYFYVKKSNLIVTGPLSGKAIDAYYSVSGQTFASAAAASAAGCAAVAAVAPGYSCNVIDGADPFALNALPRLLVLNAPYVNANYDVVSGLQFTANADVPVTDGIRWQSRLDLQETLKFDRHLDTGEVQKFTGSVGPADLSSGGGTPRWRGNWQNTLDFGDFSLTATTYYVGAMKGIATDQGNLDTSCDATLYKDSAGGNSFCKIKSFVYTDLNATFEVNDDFSFYLMVGNVTNARAPLYANVLYTSQPNYLASWHIPGLVGRTFKAGANFRF, from the coding sequence ATGACAAATCAAACATTAGCACCGCGGCTGCTGACCGGCGCCGCCATGATCGCTCTCGCTGCCGTCGCTTCGCCCGTGCTGGCGCAGGATTCCAATGTTCCGGACGCCACCACCCAGACCGCCGAAGAGCCGGAGATCGTGGTCACCGGCACCTTGCTGCGCCGTGGGAACGTCGAGACCGCGCTTCCTGTTACCGTCATTACCGATGAATCGCTGCAGCGCGCGGGCATCACCAACACTGCCGACGCCGTCCGTCAGGCCGCTGCCGACGGCGCGGGATCGATCGGCATCGGCTTCACCAGCGGCTTCTCGGCTGGCGGTTCGGCCGTTTCGCTTCGCAACCTCGGCGTGTCGTCGACCCTCTTGCTGGTAAACGGCCTCCGCTCGGCCAATTACCCGCTCAGCGACGATGGTCACAACTCCTACGCGGACCTGAACAGCATTCCGCAGGTCAACGTCGAGCGGATCGAAGTGCTGAAGGATGGCGCTTCGTCTCTTTACGGCGCGGACGCGATCGGCGGCGTCGTCAACATCATCACGCGCCGGCAGTTCAACGGGATCGAAGGCGGCGCCGAGGGCGGCGTGACCGAGAAGGGCGACGGTCACAAGTACCGCGTGCGCCTGCTCGGCGGCATCGGCGACTACGAAGGCCAGGGCTGGAACTTCTACGTCGGCGGCGAATACGAAGAGAACGGCAAGATCACCGCGGACTCGCGCGGTTTCCCGTTCAACACGCTCGACCTGAGCTCGATCGGCGGCCGGGACAACAACCGCGCCGACGATACCCTTACCACCCCGACCACAAATGCCGTCGTCACCCGCGTGACCCAGACGGACCTCAACAACCCGCTGGCAGGCACTGTCGCAAACGCGACCACGCCCGCCATTTTCACCTCGCTCACGCCGTTGGCGAATTGCCCGTTCGGGACGTTCTCGGAGAACACTTCGGCTCGCGTTGGAACGGCGTGCGCGCACGACCTCACCAAGGAATACGTCCAGATCCTGCCTCCGCAGGAACGGTATGCGGGCGTCGCCCGGTTCAGCTATCGCGTCTCGGACACGATCGAGGGCTATCTCGAAGGCAGCTATTCCCACAACAAGGTGGACATCACGCTGCTTCCGCGCGGCATCCGGCAGAACCAGGCGTTCGGCGGTTCGCCGAGCACCTCGACCAGCAATCCGGGCATCGTGCTGCCCGTGTACATCTGCTCGTCAGGCGTCAACTGTGCGACCGCGGCCGACCGCCAGCTCAACCCCAACAACCCCTATGCGGCCGCTTACGCCAATGATCCGGCACACGGCGCCGCGCGCATCTACTATGCGTTCGGCGACGTGAAGGCGGGCTCGGTCCGCATCAACGAACTGTACCGCATCACTGGCGGGCTTCGCGGCTCGATCGCGGATAGCTGGGACTGGCGTCTCGACGCGGCATACTCGCGCGACAACCTCAACCTGACCCAGACCGGGTTCGCCAACCTGAACGGGCTGATCAAGGCGATCAACACGGGATCGTACAACTTCCGCGATCCCAGCCAGAACTCGCAGGCGGTCCGCGATTCGGTGCTTCCGCCGATCACGTCGCTGTCCAACTCGAGCGAGTTCACGGTCGACGGTTCGATCAGCCACGCTCTGTTCGAGCTTCCGGGCGGTCCTGTGCAGCTGGCCGTCGGCGGTCAGTATCGGAAGGAGAAGCTGACCAACCGTAGCGCCAATCCGAACCTCGACGTGCCGGGTCTCTCGACCGCGCAAGCATACGGCGACCGCGACGTCTGGGCAGGGTTCTTCGAAGTGAACGCGCCAATCCTGGAGAACCTGGAAGTCACCGGATCGGGCCGCTACGACCACTATTCGGAAGGCTTCAGCCACTTCTCGCCCAAGGTCAGCTTCAAGTATCAGCCGATCCGGGCGGTTTCCTTCCGCGGCTCGTACTCGGAGGGCTTCCGGGCGCCGACATTTGCCGAATCGAACCCGCTCAGCTCGTTCTCGGGCTTTGTCGGTTTCAATCCCGGCAACAACGCTGCGTTCAAGGCTGCGCACGCTGCCAACGCCGCCTACTACGCGAACTACTCGATCGGCCGCGGCTATGTCGGCAACCCGGACATCGAGCCTGAAACCGCCCGCAGCTATTCGCTCGGGGCCGTGTTCGAGCCGACGCGCTGGTTCACCTTCACCGCGGACTACTTCTACGTGAAGAAGTCGAACCTGATCGTGACCGGGCCGCTCTCGGGCAAGGCGATCGACGCGTACTATTCGGTGTCGGGCCAGACGTTCGCCTCGGCTGCTGCCGCGTCGGCGGCTGGTTGCGCCGCGGTCGCTGCGGTCGCTCCGGGCTACTCGTGCAACGTCATCGATGGCGCCGATCCCTTCGCCCTCAACGCGCTGCCGCGCCTGCTGGTTCTGAACGCACCGTACGTCAATGCGAACTACGACGTCGTCTCGGGCCTCCAGTTCACGGCCAACGCGGACGTGCCGGTCACCGACGGAATTCGTTGGCAGAGCCGCCTCGACCTTCAGGAAACGCTGAAGTTCGACCGTCACCTCGACACCGGGGAAGTGCAGAAGTTCACTGGCTCGGTCGGTCCGGCGGACCTCTCGTCCGGTGGTGGCACCCCCAGGTGGCGCGGCAACTGGCAGAACACCCTCGACTTCGGGGATTTCTCGCTGACCGCGACGACGTACTACGTCGGCGCCATGAAGGGCATCGCGACGGACCAGGGCAACCTGGACACGTCGTGCGACGCGACGCTCTACAAGGATTCAGCCGGTGGGAACAGCTTCTGCAAGATCAAGAGCTTCGTTTACACAGATCTGAATGCGACGTTCGAAGTGAACGACGACTTCAGCTTCTACCTGATGGTCGGCAACGTCACGAACGCGCGGGCGCCGCTTTACGCGAACGTGCTCTATACCTCGCAGCCGAACTACCTGGCCTCGTGGCACATCCCCGGCCTGGTCGGCCGGACTTTCAAGGCTGGTGCCAACTTCCGCTTCTAA
- the fixJ gene encoding response regulator FixJ translates to MANSATDNAIVYVIDDDESARHSLEFLLDVAGIRVRAFSSADAFLAASPPLAGACVVTDVRMPGTSGLQLAQALRQRGATVPVIVITGHADVPLAVQAMKTGVADFIEKPFDDEVMLGAIRDAMARRADDEHAAAERQEVLDRIAALTPREREVMEGLVAGQANKAIAYDLQISARTVEVYRANVMVKMQARTLSDLVRMITLARLG, encoded by the coding sequence ATGGCGAATAGCGCTACCGACAACGCGATCGTCTATGTGATCGACGACGATGAGAGCGCGCGCCATTCGCTCGAATTCCTGCTGGACGTCGCCGGGATCCGGGTGCGGGCTTTCAGTTCGGCAGATGCGTTCCTGGCTGCTTCGCCTCCGCTGGCCGGCGCTTGCGTGGTGACGGACGTCCGCATGCCGGGCACCAGCGGCCTGCAGCTTGCCCAGGCGTTGCGGCAGCGCGGGGCGACAGTGCCCGTGATCGTCATCACCGGACACGCCGACGTGCCGCTCGCGGTTCAGGCCATGAAGACCGGCGTTGCCGACTTCATCGAAAAGCCGTTCGACGACGAGGTGATGCTCGGCGCAATCCGCGATGCGATGGCGCGCAGGGCGGACGACGAACACGCGGCGGCCGAACGCCAGGAAGTGCTCGATCGCATCGCGGCGCTTACCCCGCGCGAGCGCGAGGTAATGGAAGGTCTCGTGGCAGGGCAGGCCAACAAGGCCATCGCCTACGACCTGCAAATCAGCGCGCGGACGGTGGAAGTTTACCGCGCCAACGTCATGGTCAAGATGCAGGCCCGGACGCTGTCCGATCTCGTCCGCATGATAACCCTCGCCCGCCTCGGCTGA
- a CDS encoding sensor histidine kinase, translating to MRSLGNSPEIGSFHFASRFLPRLSLTAALTLAVLAIVAAIAARLLLGEELGRQSTFIFFMPAVVIASALSGIRAGSLAALAGAGAGLWCDSRAAPIAGSDFLAAASFVAIGIAIALGGEWFQRARIQMESGALTLARREAHLQSILDTVPDAMVVIDERGIIRDFSVAAEQMFGWPADEVIGRNVDMLMPEPYRSAHDDYLARYYRTGEKRIIGKGRVVVGERKNGSTFPIELAVGEMEAGDGRFFTGFIRDLTDRQQTEARLQELQNELVHVSRLTALGEMASALAHELNQPLSAIANYLKGSRTLLTRDDVPHRKVADALDRAGNEALRAGQIIRRLRDFVSRGEAERTVESLPKLVEEATALALVGAKEHGIRVWYDFAPGVDKVLADKVQVQQVVLNLVRNAVDAMVEAASPRRELTIGIEPSPEMMARVTIADTGPGIAPRVAERLFQPFVTTKRTGMGVGLSISRTIIEAHGGRIWAAPRPAGGAEFGFTLQSIANEEVYDGE from the coding sequence GTGCGTTCCCTAGGTAACTCACCGGAGATCGGCAGCTTCCACTTTGCCAGCCGGTTCCTCCCCCGCCTTTCGCTGACTGCTGCTCTGACGCTCGCCGTGTTGGCGATCGTCGCCGCGATTGCCGCTCGCCTGCTGCTTGGCGAAGAGCTGGGGAGGCAATCGACGTTCATTTTCTTCATGCCGGCGGTCGTCATTGCCAGTGCGCTGTCGGGTATCCGCGCCGGCTCCCTGGCTGCACTCGCGGGCGCGGGTGCGGGGCTGTGGTGCGACAGCCGGGCGGCACCTATCGCTGGCAGCGACTTCCTCGCCGCAGCCTCATTCGTGGCGATCGGCATCGCGATTGCGCTGGGCGGCGAGTGGTTCCAGCGGGCGCGAATACAGATGGAGAGCGGCGCGCTCACGCTCGCCCGGCGCGAGGCGCACCTCCAGTCAATCCTCGACACGGTCCCCGATGCCATGGTGGTGATCGATGAACGGGGCATCATCCGGGACTTCAGCGTGGCGGCGGAACAGATGTTCGGTTGGCCGGCAGACGAGGTGATCGGCCGCAACGTCGACATGCTGATGCCGGAGCCTTACCGCAGCGCGCACGATGATTATCTCGCGCGATACTATCGCACGGGGGAAAAGCGGATCATCGGCAAAGGGCGGGTCGTGGTCGGCGAGCGCAAGAACGGGTCCACCTTTCCGATCGAGCTGGCCGTGGGCGAGATGGAGGCAGGCGACGGACGCTTTTTCACCGGCTTTATCCGCGACCTGACCGATCGGCAGCAAACCGAGGCGCGGCTGCAGGAACTGCAGAACGAACTGGTTCATGTCTCTCGCCTGACGGCGCTGGGGGAGATGGCCTCTGCCCTGGCTCACGAGCTCAACCAGCCTCTGTCGGCGATCGCCAACTACCTCAAGGGCAGCCGCACGCTGCTGACCCGCGACGACGTGCCGCACCGGAAGGTTGCCGATGCCCTGGACCGGGCCGGGAACGAGGCCCTGCGCGCGGGTCAGATCATCCGCCGCCTGCGCGATTTCGTCTCCCGCGGAGAAGCCGAGCGAACGGTGGAAAGCCTGCCCAAGCTGGTAGAGGAAGCGACCGCCCTCGCCCTGGTCGGCGCCAAGGAGCACGGCATTCGCGTCTGGTACGATTTCGCCCCCGGGGTCGACAAGGTTCTGGCGGACAAGGTGCAGGTCCAGCAGGTGGTGCTCAACCTCGTGCGGAACGCGGTCGATGCAATGGTCGAAGCGGCGTCCCCCCGGCGCGAGCTGACCATCGGGATCGAGCCGTCCCCCGAAATGATGGCTCGTGTCACGATCGCCGATACCGGCCCCGGAATTGCGCCGCGGGTGGCTGAGCGTTTGTTCCAGCCTTTCGTTACGACGAAGCGCACCGGCATGGGCGTGGGGCTGTCGATCTCGCGCACGATCATCGAGGCGCATGGCGGCCGCATCTGGGCAGCCCCACGGCCCGCGGGTGGGGCGGAGTTCGGATTCACCCTGCAAAGCATCGCAAACGAGGAAGTATACGATGGCGAATAG
- a CDS encoding cysteine hydrolase family protein, with amino-acid sequence MSSKHRGIYASTEGGGVQLAAGNDRWQLHDDYVHLAPDARGPLVRFEAELKPFVDSTQRGALVIIDMQNDFCSPGGWTDSSGLDFKRCREAIPGVKRAIEAARKHGMWVVWVYWHNRPDLRNLGAPTLYAFKHETEQAGIGENLANGPVLTRGSWGASMVDELKPLMDEDDVYIEKVRMSGFYGTHLDQVLRTQGINTLFFSGVNIDQCVSTTMEDACFRDYNAVLLKDACATSSPDYCRQAIEFNAKNCWGFAMTTADFANPRPHRAD; translated from the coding sequence ATGTCATCGAAACACCGAGGAATCTACGCGTCCACCGAAGGCGGCGGCGTCCAATTGGCGGCGGGAAACGACCGCTGGCAGCTACATGACGATTACGTCCACCTCGCCCCCGATGCACGTGGCCCGCTCGTCCGCTTCGAGGCCGAGCTGAAACCTTTCGTCGACAGCACGCAGCGCGGCGCCCTGGTGATCATCGACATGCAGAACGATTTCTGCTCGCCCGGCGGCTGGACCGACAGTTCGGGACTGGATTTCAAGCGCTGCCGGGAGGCGATCCCGGGGGTAAAGCGGGCGATCGAAGCCGCCCGCAAGCACGGGATGTGGGTGGTCTGGGTTTACTGGCACAACCGGCCCGACCTGCGGAACCTGGGGGCGCCGACGCTGTACGCGTTCAAGCATGAGACCGAACAGGCCGGGATCGGCGAAAACCTCGCCAACGGACCCGTGCTCACCCGCGGTTCATGGGGCGCATCGATGGTCGATGAGCTCAAGCCCCTGATGGACGAGGACGACGTTTACATCGAGAAGGTGCGAATGAGCGGCTTTTACGGGACGCACCTGGACCAGGTCCTGCGCACCCAGGGCATCAACACGCTGTTTTTTTCCGGAGTGAACATCGATCAGTGCGTCAGCACCACGATGGAGGATGCCTGCTTCCGCGACTACAACGCCGTGCTTTTGAAGGATGCCTGCGCGACTTCGAGCCCCGATTACTGCCGTCAGGCAATCGAATTCAATGCGAAGAACTGCTGGGGGTTCGCGATGACAACGGCCGACTTCGCCAACCCTCGGCCGCATCGGGCAGACTGA
- a CDS encoding DUF5681 domain-containing protein: MASKAIAADEGDERDGKPAGNSKLPVPYDVGYGKPPTQHRFQKGRSGNPGGRPRGAKNRPKPYDPATKPTDSLILEEAYRPVTIREGDRVIELPAIQAAMRSLAISAMKGSRLSQRALAELVREVEGRRANDHYSALENAFEYKQRWTDELERRRRLGIDRSHSAPRGRHHRHAYRPRTHRRPDGRAGETVVG; the protein is encoded by the coding sequence ATGGCGAGCAAGGCAATCGCCGCGGACGAAGGCGACGAGCGAGACGGCAAGCCGGCGGGCAATAGCAAACTGCCGGTCCCGTACGATGTCGGGTACGGCAAGCCCCCTACCCAGCACCGGTTCCAGAAGGGCAGGTCGGGTAATCCCGGTGGTCGCCCGCGGGGAGCGAAGAACAGGCCCAAGCCATACGATCCGGCGACCAAGCCGACCGACAGCCTCATTCTCGAGGAAGCTTATCGCCCGGTGACGATCAGGGAGGGCGACAGGGTCATCGAGCTGCCCGCCATCCAGGCGGCGATGCGTTCGCTGGCGATCTCGGCCATGAAGGGAAGTCGCCTGTCGCAGCGCGCGCTTGCGGAACTGGTGCGCGAGGTCGAGGGGCGGCGCGCGAACGACCACTACAGTGCGCTCGAGAACGCTTTCGAATACAAGCAGCGCTGGACCGACGAACTCGAGCGTCGTCGCAGGCTCGGCATTGACAGATCCCATTCCGCACCCCGAGGACGTCATCATCGACATGCGTACCGGCCACGTACGCACCGAAGGCCCGATGGACGAGCGGGAGAAACGGTCGTGGGATGA